The following proteins are co-located in the Paracoccaceae bacterium Fryx2 genome:
- a CDS encoding LysR family transcriptional regulator, with protein sequence MVGTLATRLMLKHLRLIAAIAEHGQLSIAAHALAMTQPAASRTLAEAESLVGVPLFARNPRGMTLTAAGESLARRARNILDELQGAAEEVDRLRLGRGGVVRIGAVTGAAVGYVAPAIRALRALVPDVELHVEVGTSEELMHGLLAMRHDMMLGRLPARLPPEPLSVRPARGEVARIVAHADHASAGPDPVALADLLADEWVIQGTGTPIRRAVDEAFLAHGPALPLRVINTASLLMVMALLRGPGIVTAVSQEVAQLLTEGRSGLVILNVAQPIHVAPYALITLRDRRLSPVATHCLEVLGRLVAQDPPG encoded by the coding sequence ATGGTCGGGACTCTGGCGACACGACTGATGCTGAAGCACCTGCGGCTGATCGCGGCAATTGCCGAACATGGCCAACTGTCGATAGCCGCACATGCGCTGGCGATGACGCAGCCTGCCGCCTCGCGCACGCTGGCCGAGGCGGAAAGCCTCGTCGGGGTGCCGCTGTTCGCGCGCAACCCGCGCGGGATGACGCTGACGGCGGCGGGCGAAAGTCTGGCGCGGCGGGCGCGCAACATCCTCGACGAATTGCAGGGTGCCGCAGAGGAGGTTGACCGGCTGCGCCTTGGCCGGGGCGGGGTAGTGCGGATCGGGGCGGTGACGGGGGCGGCGGTGGGCTATGTCGCACCGGCGATCCGGGCGCTGCGTGCCCTGGTGCCCGATGTCGAACTGCATGTCGAGGTCGGCACCAGCGAAGAACTGATGCACGGCCTGCTGGCGATGCGGCACGACATGATGCTGGGGCGGCTGCCCGCCCGCCTGCCGCCCGAGCCCCTGTCGGTGCGCCCGGCGCGCGGCGAGGTCGCTCGCATCGTGGCCCATGCCGACCATGCCTCCGCCGGGCCGGACCCGGTGGCACTGGCAGACCTGTTGGCCGACGAATGGGTGATCCAGGGCACCGGCACCCCGATCCGCCGCGCGGTGGACGAGGCGTTTCTGGCGCATGGCCCGGCGCTTCCGCTTCGGGTGATCAACACCGCCTCGCTGCTGATGGTGATGGCGCTGCTGCGCGGTCCGGGCATCGTGACCGCCGTCAGCCAGGAGGTGGCGCAACTGCTGACCGAGGGGCGCAGCGGGCTGGTGATCCTGAACGTGGCGCAGCCGATCCACGTCGCGCCCTATGCGCTGATCACCCTGCGCGACCGCCGCCTGTCGCCGGTCGCCACGCATTGCCTTGAGGTTCTGGGGCGGCTGGTGGCGCAAGACCCGCCCGGGTGA
- the cobF gene encoding precorrin-6A synthase (deacetylating), whose product MITLTLVGIGTGNPEHLTLQAIRALNRADLILIPQKGPDKADLADLRRSICAEVVTNPATVIAGFDLPRRDAANPDYRRGVDDWHDAIAAAWAHEIASHLGTNGSVALLVWGDPSLYDSTLRIAARLRPAPAITVIPGITSMQALTAAHAIPINEIGAPFTVTTGRRLRDEGFPPSVDTALVMLDGECSFQHLPPEGMTIWWGAYVGMAEEITDSGPLASATPRILAARAEARARHGWIMDIYLLRRT is encoded by the coding sequence ATGATCACCCTCACCCTGGTCGGCATCGGCACCGGCAACCCCGAACACCTGACGCTGCAGGCGATCCGCGCGCTGAACCGCGCCGACCTGATCCTGATCCCGCAGAAAGGCCCCGACAAGGCCGACCTCGCCGACCTGCGCCGCAGCATTTGCGCCGAGGTCGTCACAAACCCCGCCACCGTCATCGCAGGCTTCGACCTGCCGCGGCGCGATGCCGCCAACCCCGATTACCGGCGCGGCGTTGATGACTGGCACGACGCCATTGCCGCCGCCTGGGCGCACGAGATCGCCAGCCATCTTGGCACAAATGGCAGCGTCGCCCTGCTGGTCTGGGGCGATCCCTCGCTCTACGACAGCACGCTGCGCATCGCCGCGCGCCTGCGCCCCGCCCCGGCGATCACCGTGATCCCCGGCATCACCTCGATGCAGGCGCTGACGGCGGCCCATGCCATCCCGATCAATGAAATCGGCGCGCCCTTCACCGTCACCACCGGCCGCCGCCTGCGCGACGAGGGCTTCCCGCCCAGCGTCGACACCGCGCTGGTGATGCTCGACGGCGAATGCTCGTTCCAGCATCTGCCGCCCGAGGGGATGACGATCTGGTGGGGCGCCTATGTCGGCATGGCCGAGGAAATCACCGACTCCGGCCCGCTGGCCAGCGCCACCCCCCGCATCCTTGCCGCCCGCGCCGAGGCCCGCGCCCGCCATGGCTGGATCATGGACATCTACCTGCTGCGCCGGACCTGA
- a CDS encoding urease subunit gamma, whose protein sequence is MNLTPREKDKLLISLAAMVARGRLARGVKLNHPEAIALITDFVVEGARDGRTVADLMEAGAQVISADQCMSGIPEMIHSVQVEATFPDGTKLVTVHHPIR, encoded by the coding sequence ATGAACCTGACCCCCCGCGAGAAGGACAAGCTGCTGATCAGCCTTGCCGCCATGGTGGCGCGCGGCAGGCTGGCGCGCGGCGTCAAGCTCAACCACCCCGAGGCGATTGCGCTGATCACCGATTTCGTCGTGGAAGGCGCGCGCGACGGGCGCACGGTCGCCGACCTGATGGAGGCGGGCGCGCAGGTCATCTCCGCCGACCAGTGCATGTCGGGCATCCCCGAGATGATCCATTCCGTGCAGGTCGAGGCCACCTTCCCCGACGGCACCAAGCTTGTCACCGTTCACCACCCGATCCGCTGA
- a CDS encoding cobyrinate a,c-diamide synthase: MIPKGLIISAPSSGAGKTTVTLGLLAAFRAQGVAVQPFKSGPDYIDPAFHTAASGRVSVNLDSWAMTAGRIGALIAAASGAELILAEGSMGLFDGVAVRGASGNGSSADLAALTGWPVVLVLDVSGQAQSAAAVALGFAALRPDVAVAGVVLNRVASPRHEALVRAGMEAAGVRVFGALPRRASITLPERHLGLVQAEEQSGLGELLAEAGAFVAAHLDLDALRAAAGPTRLIPGVSRPLPPPGQRIALARDTAFSFVYPHLLADWRAAGAEIIPFSPLADQAPDPAADVCWLPGGYPELHAGPLAAALRFRAGLRGFAETRPVHGECGGYMAMGAALIDAHGVRHEMAGLLGLVTSYEKRRMHLGYRLATLDAPMPGLAQGAHLCGHEFHYSTILDQPDAPLAAVTDAAGTPVAETGSHRLHPGGGRSTGSYFHLISEAP; encoded by the coding sequence ATGATCCCGAAAGGGCTGATCATCTCCGCCCCGTCATCAGGGGCCGGCAAGACCACGGTGACGCTGGGCCTGCTGGCCGCCTTCCGGGCGCAGGGCGTCGCGGTCCAGCCGTTCAAGAGCGGCCCCGACTACATCGACCCCGCGTTCCACACCGCAGCCTCGGGCCGGGTGTCGGTCAACCTCGACAGTTGGGCCATGACGGCGGGCCGGATCGGCGCGCTGATTGCGGCGGCGTCGGGGGCAGAGCTGATCCTTGCCGAGGGCTCGATGGGTCTTTTTGACGGGGTTGCGGTGCGCGGGGCGTCCGGCAACGGCTCCAGCGCCGATCTGGCCGCGCTGACCGGCTGGCCGGTGGTGCTGGTGCTGGATGTCTCGGGGCAGGCGCAATCGGCGGCGGCGGTGGCGCTGGGCTTTGCCGCCCTGCGCCCCGATGTGGCGGTGGCGGGCGTGGTGCTCAACCGCGTCGCCAGTCCCCGGCACGAGGCGCTGGTGCGCGCGGGCATGGAAGCCGCCGGGGTGCGGGTGTTCGGCGCCCTGCCCCGCCGCGCCTCGATCACCCTGCCCGAACGCCATCTCGGTCTGGTGCAGGCCGAGGAGCAGTCGGGGCTGGGGGAACTGCTGGCCGAGGCGGGGGCCTTCGTCGCCGCTCATCTCGACCTTGACGCGCTGCGCGCAGCGGCTGGGCCCACACGGCTGATCCCCGGTGTTTCCCGCCCCCTGCCGCCCCCCGGCCAGCGCATCGCCCTCGCCCGCGATACCGCCTTTTCCTTCGTCTACCCGCACCTGCTGGCCGACTGGCGTGCGGCTGGCGCCGAAATCATCCCGTTCTCGCCGCTGGCAGATCAGGCGCCCGACCCCGCCGCCGATGTCTGCTGGCTGCCCGGCGGCTACCCCGAACTGCACGCCGGACCGCTCGCCGCCGCGCTGCGCTTCCGCGCCGGGCTGCGCGGCTTTGCCGAAACCCGCCCGGTGCATGGCGAATGCGGCGGCTACATGGCGATGGGCGCGGCCCTGATCGACGCCCATGGCGTGCGGCACGAGATGGCCGGGCTGCTGGGGCTGGTCACCTCCTACGAAAAGCGCCGGATGCACCTCGGCTACCGATTGGCAACGCTTGACGCCCCGATGCCCGGCCTCGCACAAGGCGCGCACCTTTGCGGCCACGAGTTCCACTACTCGACCATCCTCGACCAGCCAGACGCGCCACTGGCGGCGGTGACCGACGCGGCGGGCACGCCCGTGGCCGAAACCGGCTCGCACCGCCTGCACCCCGGCGGCGGGCGCAGCACCGGCAGCTATTTCCACCTGATCTCCGAGGCGCCATGA
- a CDS encoding urease subunit beta: MIPGEVFPADGDIILNAGQPQITLTVANTGDRPVQVGSHYHFAETNPGLSFDRSAARGMRLDIAAGTAVRFEPGQTREVRLVPYRGLRVVQGFNGLVMGGL, translated from the coding sequence ATGATCCCCGGAGAGGTCTTTCCCGCCGATGGCGACATCATCCTGAACGCGGGCCAGCCGCAGATCACCCTGACGGTTGCCAACACCGGCGACCGCCCGGTGCAGGTCGGCAGCCACTACCATTTCGCCGAAACCAACCCCGGTCTCAGCTTCGACCGGTCCGCCGCGCGCGGCATGAGGCTTGACATTGCCGCCGGAACCGCCGTTCGGTTCGAACCCGGTCAGACGCGCGAGGTGCGGCTGGTGCCTTATCGCGGCCTGCGGGTCGTGCAGGGCTTCAACGGGCTGGTGATGGGCGGGCTGTGA
- the ureC gene encoding urease subunit alpha, translating to MPTPISRATYAAMFGPTTGDRVRLGDTDLIIEVERDLTTYGEEVKFGGGKVIRDGMGQSQISRAGGAVDTVITNALIVDHSGIYKADIGLRDGMIHRIGKAGNPDTQPGVTIIIGPGTEVIAGEGRILTAGGFDSHIHFICPQQIDDALHSGITTMLGGGTGPAHGTLATTCTPGPWHIGRMLQAFDAFPMNLLLSGKGNASVPAALEEQVRAGVAALKLHEDWGTTPAAIDCCLTVCDAMDVQALIHTDTLNESGFVENTLAAIKGRTIHAFHTEGAGGGHAPDIIKVVGSANIIPSSTNPTMPYTTNTIEEHLDMLMVCHHLDRSIPEDVAFAESRIRRETIAAEDVLHDMGAFSIMASDSQAMGRVGEVIIRTWQTAHKMKVQRGRLAEELGANDNFRVRRYIAKYTINPAIAHGISAHVGSVAEGKRADLVLWNPAFFGAKPEMVLLGGMIVVAQMGDPNASIPTPQPVYTRPMFGAFGGALHRSAVTFVSQAAVEDGVADRLRLAKATPAVRGTRGIGKADMVLNAARPEIEVNPETYEVRADGVLLTCEPAGELPLAQRYFLY from the coding sequence ATGCCGACCCCCATCTCCCGCGCGACCTATGCCGCCATGTTCGGCCCCACCACGGGCGACCGCGTCCGGCTGGGCGACACCGACCTGATCATCGAGGTGGAGCGCGACCTGACCACCTATGGCGAGGAGGTGAAGTTCGGCGGCGGCAAGGTGATCCGCGACGGCATGGGGCAAAGCCAGATCTCCCGCGCCGGGGGGGCGGTGGACACGGTGATCACCAACGCGCTGATCGTGGACCATTCCGGAATCTACAAGGCCGATATCGGCCTGCGTGACGGCATGATCCACCGCATCGGCAAGGCCGGGAACCCCGACACCCAGCCCGGCGTGACCATCATCATCGGCCCCGGCACCGAGGTGATTGCCGGCGAGGGGCGGATCCTGACGGCGGGCGGGTTCGATTCGCACATCCATTTCATCTGCCCGCAGCAGATCGACGACGCGCTGCATTCGGGCATCACCACCATGCTGGGCGGCGGCACCGGGCCCGCGCATGGCACGCTCGCCACCACCTGCACGCCGGGGCCCTGGCATATCGGGCGGATGCTGCAGGCCTTCGACGCATTTCCGATGAACCTCTTGCTGTCGGGCAAGGGCAACGCCAGCGTTCCTGCGGCGCTGGAGGAACAGGTGCGCGCCGGCGTCGCCGCGCTGAAACTGCACGAGGACTGGGGCACCACCCCCGCCGCCATCGACTGCTGCCTGACGGTGTGCGACGCGATGGACGTGCAGGCGCTGATCCACACCGACACGCTGAACGAATCGGGCTTTGTCGAGAATACCCTCGCCGCGATCAAGGGCCGCACCATCCACGCCTTCCACACCGAGGGCGCGGGGGGCGGCCATGCGCCCGACATCATCAAGGTGGTGGGGTCGGCAAACATCATCCCCAGTTCCACCAACCCGACCATGCCCTACACGACGAACACCATCGAGGAACACCTCGACATGCTGATGGTGTGCCACCACCTCGACCGGTCGATCCCCGAGGATGTGGCCTTTGCCGAAAGCCGCATCCGGCGCGAAACCATCGCCGCCGAGGACGTGCTGCACGACATGGGGGCCTTTTCCATCATGGCATCCGACAGTCAGGCGATGGGGCGGGTGGGCGAGGTGATCATCCGCACCTGGCAGACCGCGCACAAGATGAAGGTGCAGCGCGGGCGGCTGGCCGAGGAACTGGGGGCCAACGACAATTTCCGCGTGCGGCGCTACATCGCGAAATACACCATCAACCCGGCGATCGCGCATGGCATCTCGGCACATGTCGGGTCGGTCGCGGAAGGCAAGCGCGCCGATCTGGTGCTGTGGAACCCGGCCTTCTTCGGTGCCAAGCCGGAGATGGTGCTGCTGGGCGGCATGATCGTGGTGGCGCAGATGGGCGACCCCAACGCCTCGATCCCCACGCCGCAGCCGGTTTACACCCGGCCGATGTTCGGGGCGTTCGGCGGGGCGCTGCACCGCTCGGCCGTCACCTTCGTGTCGCAGGCGGCGGTGGAGGACGGCGTGGCCGACCGGCTGCGGCTTGCCAAGGCCACGCCGGCGGTGCGGGGCACGCGCGGCATCGGCAAGGCCGACATGGTGCTGAACGCCGCCCGGCCGGAAATCGAGGTCAACCCCGAAACCTACGAGGTGCGGGCCGATGGCGTGCTGCTGACCTGCGAACCGGCAGGCGAATTGCCGCTGGCGCAGCGGTATTTCCTGTATTGA
- the cobA gene encoding uroporphyrinogen-III C-methyltransferase: MTGFVSFVSSGPGDPELLTLKAVARLQAADAVLFDDLSSGPILAHARPDADLVGVGKRAGRASPKQDHVSRLLVDYALTGARVVRLKSGDAGIFGRLEEEITALTAAGIGYEIIPGVTAASAAAAAAGIPLTRRLTARRVQFITAADVTGGLPEEMNLAALADAGATTVVYMGRRTFAALARLLMRHGLPPDTPALLAEAVSTPDQRLLRFTLDTLAQHLEQADSGAPALILYGPLAPEVASRP; encoded by the coding sequence ATGACCGGCTTTGTCTCCTTCGTCTCCTCCGGCCCCGGCGACCCCGAGTTGCTGACCCTGAAGGCGGTGGCGCGTTTGCAGGCCGCCGATGCCGTGCTGTTCGACGACCTGTCTTCCGGGCCGATCCTGGCCCACGCCCGGCCCGACGCCGATCTGGTCGGGGTGGGCAAGCGCGCCGGGCGCGCCTCGCCGAAACAGGATCACGTCAGCCGTCTTCTGGTCGACTACGCCCTGACCGGCGCGCGGGTGGTGCGGCTGAAATCCGGCGACGCGGGCATCTTCGGCCGGCTGGAGGAGGAGATCACCGCCCTGACCGCCGCCGGGATCGGCTACGAGATCATCCCCGGCGTCACCGCGGCCTCGGCGGCGGCAGCGGCGGCGGGCATCCCGCTGACCCGCAGGCTGACGGCGCGCCGGGTGCAGTTCATCACCGCCGCCGACGTGACCGGCGGCCTGCCCGAAGAAATGAACCTTGCCGCCCTCGCCGACGCCGGTGCCACAACCGTGGTATACATGGGCAGGCGCACCTTCGCCGCCCTTGCGCGCCTCCTGATGCGGCACGGCCTGCCGCCCGACACCCCCGCCCTGCTGGCCGAGGCCGTCTCGACCCCCGATCAGCGGCTCCTGCGGTTCACCCTGGACACACTCGCCCAGCACCTCGAACAGGCCGACAGCGGCGCCCCGGCGCTGATCCTCTACGGCCCGCTGGCCCCCGAGGTCGCATCCCGCCCCTGA
- the ureG gene encoding urease accessory protein UreG, with the protein MTYAHGPLRVGIGGPVGAGKTTLTEQLCRALAQRCSMAVITNDIYTREDADYLMRAQVLPAERIRGVETGGCPHTAIREDASINLAAVADLRRAFPALDLILIESGGDNLAATFSPELADLSIYVIDTAAGQDIPRKRGPGVTRSDLLVVNKTDLAPHVGVDLELLEADTARARGPRPYVMARLRQGDGVARIVDFLVREGGLTLTP; encoded by the coding sequence ATGACTTACGCCCACGGCCCGCTGCGCGTCGGGATCGGTGGCCCGGTCGGGGCCGGCAAGACCACGCTGACCGAGCAACTCTGCCGCGCGCTGGCGCAACGCTGCTCGATGGCGGTGATCACCAACGACATCTACACCCGCGAGGATGCCGACTACCTGATGCGCGCGCAGGTGCTGCCTGCCGAGCGCATCCGCGGCGTGGAAACCGGCGGCTGCCCGCACACCGCAATCCGCGAGGATGCCAGCATCAACCTTGCCGCCGTGGCCGACCTGCGCCGCGCCTTTCCCGCGCTTGACCTGATACTGATCGAGTCGGGCGGCGACAATCTGGCGGCGACCTTCAGCCCGGAACTGGCCGACCTGTCGATCTATGTCATCGACACCGCCGCCGGGCAGGACATTCCGCGCAAGCGCGGGCCGGGGGTGACACGCTCCGACCTGCTGGTGGTCAACAAGACCGACCTCGCACCGCATGTCGGCGTCGATCTGGAGTTGCTGGAGGCCGACACCGCCCGGGCGCGCGGCCCACGGCCCTATGTCATGGCGCGGCTGCGGCAGGGCGACGGCGTGGCGCGGATCGTCGATTTTCTGGTGCGCGAGGGCGGGCTGACGCTGACTCCCTGA
- a CDS encoding urease accessory protein UreD, protein MNALSPPFPAMQRSHGEAVVTLVPGPGRARLRGLRQIGCAKAILPRCEGAVPEVVFLNTAGGLTSGDLLSYALTLGPGCRALATTQTAERAYAAPHGPARVTVRHAVGAGGWLDWLPQETILFQNANLHRQTRIDLAPGAGCLLLESLVLGRAAMGETVTRLHLTDRREITRVGRPLLLDPFALDGTILSRADSPALLGGARAMAVLALVGAGAEDSLAPVRAVLDEAGVEAAASAFDGRLLVRLLAADGWPLRRQVARLLGVLRRGALPRVWQM, encoded by the coding sequence ATGAACGCCCTTTCCCCGCCCTTCCCCGCGATGCAGCGCAGCCATGGCGAAGCTGTGGTCACACTGGTGCCGGGGCCGGGGCGCGCCAGGCTCAGAGGTCTGCGCCAGATCGGCTGCGCCAAGGCGATCCTGCCGCGCTGCGAGGGCGCGGTGCCCGAAGTGGTGTTCCTGAACACCGCCGGCGGGCTGACCAGCGGCGACTTGCTGTCCTACGCGCTGACCCTCGGGCCGGGCTGCCGGGCGCTGGCCACAACCCAGACCGCCGAGCGCGCCTATGCCGCCCCGCACGGGCCCGCGCGGGTCACGGTGCGGCACGCGGTGGGTGCGGGCGGCTGGCTCGACTGGCTGCCGCAGGAGACCATCCTGTTCCAGAATGCCAACCTTCACCGCCAGACCCGGATCGACCTAGCCCCCGGTGCCGGCTGCCTGCTGCTGGAAAGCCTTGTGCTCGGCCGCGCGGCGATGGGCGAAACCGTGACCCGCCTGCACCTGACCGACCGGCGCGAGATCACCCGCGTCGGCCGCCCGCTGCTGCTTGACCCCTTCGCGCTTGACGGCACCATTCTGTCGCGCGCCGACAGTCCCGCGCTGCTTGGCGGAGCGCGGGCGATGGCGGTGCTTGCGCTGGTCGGCGCGGGCGCCGAAGATTCCCTTGCCCCGGTGCGCGCCGTGCTGGACGAGGCGGGGGTCGAGGCTGCCGCCTCGGCCTTCGACGGCAGGCTGCTGGTGCGGCTGCTGGCGGCCGACGGCTGGCCGCTGCGGCGGCAGGTGGCGCGGCTGCTGGGCGTGCTGCGCCGGGGTGCGCTGCCCCGCGTGTGGCAGATGTGA
- a CDS encoding urease accessory UreF family protein codes for MTDAGLLTLVQWLSPGFPTGGFACSHGLEWAIAQGEVADAGAVRQWLADVLAHGAGRSDAILLAHALDPAADLDALTDLARALCGSAERLRETEDQGAAFAATTAALTGLALAARPLPVAVGQAARRLGLAPQQVIALYLHAFAANLVSAAVRFVPLGQTEGQRALAALHPLITDLATEAATLPLGAITTAAFRADMAAMHHETMDVRIFRT; via the coding sequence ATGACCGACGCCGGGTTGCTGACGCTGGTGCAATGGCTGTCGCCCGGCTTTCCGACCGGGGGCTTTGCCTGTTCGCACGGGCTGGAATGGGCGATTGCGCAGGGCGAGGTGGCCGATGCCGGGGCGGTTCGGCAATGGCTGGCGGATGTGCTGGCACATGGCGCGGGGCGGTCGGATGCGATCCTGCTGGCCCACGCGCTCGACCCCGCCGCCGATCTCGATGCGCTGACCGATCTGGCCCGCGCGCTGTGCGGTTCGGCCGAACGCCTGCGCGAGACCGAGGATCAGGGCGCGGCCTTTGCTGCCACCACCGCCGCGCTGACCGGGCTTGCGCTGGCGGCGCGGCCCCTGCCGGTGGCGGTGGGTCAGGCGGCGCGCAGGCTGGGGCTGGCACCGCAGCAGGTGATCGCGCTGTATCTGCACGCCTTTGCCGCCAACCTCGTCTCTGCCGCCGTGCGCTTCGTGCCGCTGGGCCAGACAGAAGGCCAGCGCGCCCTTGCCGCCCTGCACCCGCTGATCACCGATCTGGCGACCGAAGCCGCCACCCTGCCGCTGGGCGCCATCACCACCGCCGCCTTCCGCGCCGACATGGCGGCGATGCATCACGAAACCATGGATGTCAGGATATTCCGCACATGA
- the ureE gene encoding urease accessory protein UreE translates to MSDPVEARILHRVGCWPGPSAGVVSLDHDARFLRRKRLVTESGESLLVDLPETVGLEHGDAFELADGRLIEIAAAEEPLLAVTGDLARLAWHIGNRHTPCEIQPGRLLIRDDHVLEGMLRGLGAHVTEVVAPFRPEGGAYGLGRTMGHEHGPEVHANRPAHVLHHGAHLHTADDDETPAEPE, encoded by the coding sequence ATGTCCGATCCTGTCGAAGCGCGTATCCTGCACCGTGTCGGCTGCTGGCCCGGACCGAGTGCCGGGGTTGTCAGTCTGGACCATGACGCCCGCTTTCTGCGCCGCAAGCGGCTGGTGACCGAAAGCGGCGAAAGCCTGCTGGTCGATCTGCCGGAAACTGTCGGTCTGGAACATGGCGACGCGTTCGAACTGGCCGATGGCCGCCTGATCGAGATTGCCGCCGCCGAAGAGCCGCTGCTGGCGGTCACCGGCGACCTGGCGCGTCTGGCCTGGCACATCGGCAACCGCCACACCCCCTGCGAAATCCAACCCGGCCGCCTGCTGATCCGCGACGATCATGTGCTGGAAGGCATGTTGCGCGGGCTTGGGGCACATGTGACCGAGGTCGTCGCCCCCTTCCGCCCCGAGGGCGGCGCCTACGGGCTGGGCCGCACCATGGGGCATGAGCATGGACCCGAGGTTCACGCCAATCGGCCCGCCCATGTCCTGCACCACGGCGCGCACCTGCACACCGCCGACGACGACGAAACCCCGGCCGAGCCGGAATGA
- a CDS encoding antifreeze protein has product MSKPYSVAEAMRLSVQMSMMAVEAQTVIMLRLWGMAGLWNTADTENDRMMTEKVDAMRDASAAAGRALASGASPNGVALAALKHVRRRTRSNAARLTKRGPFA; this is encoded by the coding sequence ATGTCGAAACCCTATTCGGTCGCCGAGGCGATGCGGCTGTCCGTCCAGATGAGCATGATGGCGGTCGAGGCGCAGACGGTGATCATGTTGCGGCTCTGGGGCATGGCCGGTTTGTGGAACACCGCCGATACCGAGAACGACCGGATGATGACGGAAAAGGTCGATGCGATGCGCGATGCCTCGGCGGCGGCCGGGCGGGCGCTGGCCTCGGGCGCCTCGCCCAACGGGGTGGCGCTGGCCGCGCTGAAACACGTTCGGCGGCGCACCCGGTCGAACGCCGCCCGGCTGACGAAACGCGGGCCGTTCGCATGA
- a CDS encoding HupE/UreJ family protein, which yields MSHTRLSPLLAALLLIPGAALAHTGHNAGAPFLAGLGHPVGGADHVLAMLAVGLWAAVSGGRALWAMPLAFVAAMLAGGAMGAMGVPLPGVEPVILASVIVLGSAAALALRPGLVPALAAIALFGVAHGFAHGAEGPGSGLAPYAAGFVLATAALHGAGLGIGLLARAQVARVLGGLAALSGAVLAFG from the coding sequence ATGTCCCATACCCGTCTGTCGCCCCTGCTGGCCGCGCTGCTGCTGATCCCTGGCGCGGCCCTTGCCCACACCGGGCACAATGCCGGCGCGCCCTTCCTTGCCGGACTGGGGCATCCGGTCGGCGGGGCCGATCATGTGCTGGCGATGCTGGCCGTCGGCCTCTGGGCGGCTGTCAGCGGCGGGCGCGCGCTCTGGGCGATGCCGCTGGCCTTTGTCGCGGCCATGCTGGCGGGCGGCGCGATGGGGGCGATGGGCGTGCCCTTGCCGGGGGTCGAGCCGGTGATTCTCGCTTCGGTCATCGTGCTGGGATCGGCGGCGGCGCTGGCGCTGCGGCCGGGGCTGGTGCCTGCACTGGCGGCGATCGCGCTGTTCGGGGTGGCGCACGGGTTTGCCCATGGCGCCGAAGGGCCGGGCAGCGGGCTTGCGCCTTATGCCGCGGGCTTCGTGCTGGCCACGGCGGCGCTGCACGGCGCGGGGCTGGGGATCGGCCTGCTGGCCCGGGCACAAGTCGCGCGGGTGCTGGGCGGGCTCGCGGCCCTGTCCGGCGCCGTGCTGGCCTTCGGCTGA
- a CDS encoding energy-coupling factor ABC transporter permease, with the protein MHIEPGIVTGAKILLSYGTAAAVGGYTLKVAYDALREKGAASLALRAVIATVATFTFFQILPHYPVGVSEVHLILGSTLFLLLGAAPAAIGLALGLLIQGMFFAQTDLPQFGMNVTTLLVPLFALSVLAEKLIAPRTAYVDLRYGQVLALSTAYQGGVVAWVAFWAILGNGFAMTNIAAVTSFGAAYMLVVLLEPLIDLAVLAGAKSIRGLKGSALVTPRLHHAA; encoded by the coding sequence ATGCATATCGAACCCGGCATCGTTACAGGTGCCAAGATCCTGCTCAGCTACGGCACCGCTGCCGCCGTCGGCGGCTACACCCTGAAAGTGGCCTATGACGCGCTGCGCGAAAAGGGTGCCGCCTCGCTGGCCCTGCGCGCGGTGATCGCCACCGTCGCCACCTTCACCTTCTTCCAGATCCTGCCGCATTACCCGGTCGGCGTGTCCGAGGTTCACCTGATCCTCGGCTCCACCCTGTTCCTGCTGCTGGGCGCCGCCCCCGCCGCGATCGGCCTGGCACTCGGCCTGCTGATCCAGGGCATGTTCTTCGCCCAGACCGACCTGCCGCAGTTCGGCATGAACGTCACCACCCTGCTGGTGCCCCTGTTCGCCTTGTCCGTGCTGGCCGAAAAGCTCATCGCGCCCCGCACCGCCTATGTCGACCTGCGCTATGGTCAGGTGCTGGCACTCTCCACCGCCTATCAGGGCGGCGTGGTGGCCTGGGTCGCCTTCTGGGCCATCCTCGGCAACGGCTTCGCCATGACCAACATCGCGGCCGTCACCAGCTTCGGCGCGGCCTACATGCTGGTCGTCCTGCTGGAACCGCTGATCGACCTCGCGGTGCTGGCCGGCGCCAAGTCGATCCGCGGCCTGAAAGGCTCGGCCCTCGTCACCCCGCGCCTGCACCACGCGGCCTGA